One window of the Candidatus Zixiibacteriota bacterium genome contains the following:
- a CDS encoding conserved hypothetical protein (Evidence 4 : Unknown function but conserved in other organisms) — MININLLPKQYLKRSGSISLGKNGIYAVAAVAGIVLMLGVVTMYQLHQMKELNGQMEIARSRTQQLQKDIKMVDALIDIKAKITNRMEAVERLDRHRGAWVRILEDVSKNVPEFVWLSNFTEVKEKAAPASAAQSRGLAGASGPKYAPQSQAAAPAPENTAAATPNAPIVRPAEIEGFTFTLNALASFMIKMMRSNFFDDVDLVYSKEVTFGKQKAYNFKLTCNVNYLSDEEVEKLVGEGLDSTRSNIN, encoded by the coding sequence ATGATAAATATTAACCTACTCCCCAAGCAGTATCTCAAGCGTTCCGGAAGCATCAGTCTGGGAAAGAATGGCATCTATGCCGTCGCGGCCGTCGCCGGTATCGTTCTGATGCTCGGTGTTGTCACGATGTATCAGTTGCATCAAATGAAGGAACTCAATGGGCAGATGGAAATAGCCCGTTCCCGCACCCAGCAGCTTCAGAAAGATATCAAGATGGTTGATGCCCTTATTGATATTAAGGCCAAGATAACCAATCGCATGGAAGCCGTGGAGCGTCTCGACCGTCATCGCGGCGCCTGGGTCAGAATTCTCGAGGACGTATCTAAAAATGTCCCCGAATTCGTCTGGCTCTCCAACTTTACTGAGGTGAAAGAAAAGGCGGCTCCCGCTTCCGCGGCGCAATCACGTGGACTGGCCGGCGCCTCCGGCCCCAAATATGCTCCGCAGTCCCAAGCGGCCGCTCCGGCGCCCGAAAATACCGCCGCCGCCACTCCTAATGCGCCTATTGTGCGTCCGGCCGAAATTGAAGGCTTCACCTTTACCCTGAATGCCCTGGCTTCCTTTATGATCAAGATGATGCGCTCCAATTTCTTTGACGATGTCGATCTGGTTTATTCCAAGGAAGTGACCTTCGGCAAACAGAAAGCATATAATTTCAAATTGACATGTAACGTTAATTATCTCTCCGATGAGGAAGTCGAAAAGTTAGTCGGCGAGGGGTTGGACTCCACTCGGTCCAACATAAATTGA
- a CDS encoding Pilus assembly protein PilO, which produces MDLKDPKIQKIALGVVAFFVVVYFWYSRLYSKYDAQLTGMTKEYETMITNLKNVELKSKSLDALKLEYEDLLGRYHEIEQLLPEVKQIPSFLVQLHTASSLTGTKITRIEPQPIQPESFYNVASFEVEMTGTYNDFGKFIGYIANFPFIANVSGLKLTSINAVNAGAPVPNEGEERNVVGIAKPTVTADFILSTYFVKPEERLQELVI; this is translated from the coding sequence ATGGATTTGAAAGATCCCAAAATTCAGAAAATTGCCCTGGGCGTCGTCGCCTTCTTTGTCGTGGTATATTTCTGGTACTCCCGGCTGTACTCCAAATATGATGCCCAGTTGACCGGTATGACCAAGGAATATGAAACGATGATTACCAATCTCAAAAACGTGGAACTCAAATCGAAATCACTCGATGCATTGAAATTGGAATATGAGGATTTACTCGGTCGTTATCACGAAATCGAACAGCTCCTGCCCGAAGTGAAACAAATACCTTCTTTTCTGGTGCAGCTGCATACCGCTTCGTCCCTGACCGGGACCAAAATCACCAGAATCGAACCTCAGCCGATTCAGCCGGAAAGCTTCTATAATGTGGCCAGCTTTGAAGTGGAAATGACCGGGACCTATAACGATTTCGGGAAATTCATCGGGTACATCGCCAATTTTCCGTTTATCGCCAACGTTTCCGGCCTGAAACTCACTTCCATTAACGCTGTCAATGCTGGCGCCCCTGTTCCCAACGAGGGGGAGGAACGCAACGTGGTTGGCATCGCCAAACCGACTGTCACGGCCGATTTCATCCTCTCAACCTATTTTGTAAAACCGGAAGAGAGATTACAGGAACTGGTTATATAA
- a CDS encoding conserved exported hypothetical protein (Evidence 4 : Unknown function but conserved in other organisms) — protein sequence MKNIALIISLLLILTPALMAETSIDQLHLKRIHGETVLRIDASGPVQFNHQIKEAENGKPFRVIIDLFPAVHGLGQKSYTQLPQSAIEALRTSQFSVKPEKIVRVVLDLRKSAVYRIEKSGNYIFVYVPDAAAAEFPEWSSAANAAVKSTALASVTGAHSETNATRPASEGQSEKVPTPDPVVVAEEKTASESPSVAPIFAAESDNSVNAETNQANQVESPVTTSETGTLASDETPVVPSQPVATNKYARGFQSRFLDEEKSRIESKSESAPLAPNPVVAVTPDGTVEPASTQTAGDSVTVAASTPEKTNPPVIASTRTGQLVTRVEKKVAKTESAPEVSTAAPVEDKGKTDDIYFDSNIVAGSGSPDDLPAIDTPSDSAEGVKPTSRFRREPTFPNKLKGTIVAEFPQRMVIEYAPGQFRDPFETLIDDTKRTDGPRENRIPDVETSRLVGILESTNGDNRALLEDMDGFGYILKTGDKVKKGYVDRIDPDKAFFQLFEYGWSRTIALFLGHN from the coding sequence ATGAAAAATATCGCGCTAATTATATCGTTATTGCTGATTTTGACCCCGGCCCTAATGGCTGAAACTTCAATCGATCAGCTGCATCTGAAACGGATTCACGGTGAGACGGTCTTAAGAATCGATGCTTCCGGTCCCGTGCAGTTCAATCATCAGATCAAAGAGGCCGAAAACGGAAAACCGTTTCGGGTCATAATCGATCTTTTCCCGGCTGTTCATGGTCTGGGACAGAAGTCTTATACCCAACTGCCCCAGTCTGCTATCGAGGCCCTGCGAACCAGTCAGTTTTCTGTGAAACCGGAGAAAATAGTTCGCGTCGTTCTGGACCTCCGCAAGTCTGCGGTCTATCGCATTGAGAAAAGCGGCAATTATATATTTGTGTATGTTCCCGATGCCGCGGCCGCCGAATTTCCGGAATGGAGCAGTGCTGCCAACGCTGCCGTGAAATCGACCGCACTGGCTTCCGTAACCGGGGCCCATTCTGAAACAAATGCGACCAGGCCTGCTTCCGAGGGGCAGTCGGAGAAAGTCCCGACGCCCGACCCCGTCGTCGTAGCGGAAGAAAAGACCGCCTCGGAGTCGCCTTCGGTCGCACCGATATTCGCCGCGGAATCGGACAATTCGGTGAACGCCGAAACTAATCAGGCAAATCAGGTCGAATCTCCAGTTACGACCTCCGAGACCGGCACTCTGGCCTCTGACGAGACGCCGGTCGTACCGAGCCAGCCGGTGGCGACCAATAAATATGCTCGCGGATTTCAATCACGATTCCTGGACGAAGAGAAGTCACGGATTGAATCCAAATCCGAATCCGCACCGCTCGCTCCGAATCCCGTCGTCGCCGTCACTCCGGACGGAACCGTTGAACCGGCATCGACTCAAACTGCCGGCGATTCCGTGACGGTCGCGGCTTCCACTCCGGAAAAAACAAATCCTCCGGTCATCGCTTCGACTAGAACCGGGCAATTGGTGACCAGGGTCGAGAAGAAGGTGGCAAAAACCGAATCGGCGCCGGAAGTAAGCACCGCTGCCCCTGTGGAAGACAAGGGCAAAACCGACGATATTTATTTTGATTCCAATATTGTCGCCGGAAGCGGCTCGCCCGACGATTTGCCGGCGATAGACACGCCGTCCGATAGCGCCGAGGGCGTTAAGCCGACTTCGCGGTTTCGTCGCGAACCGACCTTCCCGAACAAACTCAAAGGAACAATCGTGGCCGAATTCCCCCAGCGGATGGTCATTGAATACGCTCCCGGGCAGTTCCGCGATCCGTTCGAAACCCTTATCGATGACACCAAGCGGACCGACGGCCCGCGGGAAAATAGAATCCCCGACGTTGAAACCTCGCGTCTGGTCGGAATTCTGGAATCAACTAATGGCGACAACCGCGCTCTTCTTGAAGATATGGATGGATTCGGCTATATCCTGAAAACCGGCGATAAAGTGAAAAAAGGTTATGTTGATAGAATAGATCCCGACAAAGCATTTTTCCAGTTATTCGAGTACGGGTGGAGCCGAACCATTGCGCTCTTCCTCGGTCATAACTAA
- a CDS encoding Bacterial type II and III secretion system protein, with translation MKGGDNMKNSGFLKYGLFLTLLILLVSVGSIAMAQHTPSGTAAKDPSVPIENLTFQAADIRAVIRFLADYGRVNVVVAPNVQGSVTINLRNVMWDQALKIIGQTYDLSIVFETDGYIRVLPSADYRKEQTENEKHKLEKETLARLDVKIVQLANTAADEIVKSIKSLMTERGKVDADERTNSVILQEVPENMDRVIGFIKELDKPARQIKISAQILEISSTDESELGVDWTSGGSYVPNADRSITQTVTQNGDRVTDKFIQYNVVALQRGWDINATISAIVTAGKGKIIAHPEITTIDNKEARIQMGQRVPVKQFDQSGNVVIQFEEVGTILKVTPHITAENQILMHLMPERSTLQPDASGIIINTNNAETNVVVNNGQTAVIGGLTTQDETESKIGLPVLKDLPLIGALFSYKQKSVENRDLVIFVTPTIVEQDLAEGH, from the coding sequence ATGAAAGGCGGCGATAATATGAAAAATAGTGGATTTCTCAAATATGGATTGTTCTTGACGCTCCTGATTCTTCTGGTAAGCGTAGGCAGCATTGCGATGGCCCAGCATACCCCGAGCGGTACCGCGGCCAAGGATCCGTCAGTGCCGATTGAAAATCTTACCTTCCAGGCCGCCGACATTCGTGCCGTCATCCGTTTTCTGGCCGACTATGGCCGAGTCAATGTCGTGGTCGCTCCCAACGTCCAGGGCAGTGTCACCATAAACCTGCGCAACGTTATGTGGGATCAGGCCCTGAAGATTATCGGCCAAACCTATGATCTGTCGATCGTTTTCGAAACCGACGGCTATATCAGGGTCCTGCCTTCCGCCGATTATCGTAAAGAACAGACGGAAAACGAAAAGCATAAATTAGAGAAGGAAACTCTGGCGCGCCTTGACGTCAAGATTGTTCAATTGGCCAATACCGCCGCCGATGAAATCGTAAAATCGATCAAATCTTTAATGACCGAGCGCGGTAAAGTCGATGCCGATGAGCGCACCAATTCCGTCATTCTCCAGGAAGTTCCGGAAAACATGGATAGGGTCATCGGTTTCATAAAGGAACTTGATAAGCCGGCCCGGCAGATTAAAATCTCCGCTCAAATTCTGGAAATCTCTTCGACCGATGAGAGCGAACTTGGCGTCGATTGGACGTCAGGTGGAAGTTATGTTCCCAATGCCGATCGCTCTATCACGCAGACCGTCACCCAGAACGGCGATCGCGTGACCGACAAGTTCATCCAATACAACGTCGTCGCTCTCCAGAGGGGCTGGGATATAAATGCCACCATTTCAGCCATTGTAACCGCCGGCAAAGGTAAGATTATCGCCCATCCCGAAATTACTACGATTGACAATAAAGAGGCTCGTATTCAGATGGGGCAGAGAGTGCCGGTCAAGCAGTTTGACCAGTCCGGGAATGTCGTCATTCAATTCGAAGAAGTCGGTACGATATTGAAGGTCACCCCGCATATCACGGCCGAGAACCAGATTCTTATGCACTTGATGCCGGAAAGAAGCACCCTTCAGCCCGACGCCTCCGGTATTATTATCAACACCAATAATGCCGAAACCAATGTCGTCGTCAATAACGGACAGACTGCCGTCATCGGCGGCTTGACCACCCAGGACGAAACCGAATCGAAAATCGGCTTGCCGGTTCTTAAGGACCTCCCCTTAATAGGGGCGCTATTCAGCTATAAGCAGAAATCGGTCGAAAATCGTGACCTCGTCATATTCGTTACCCCCACTATCGTGGAACAGGACCTGGCTGAAGGTCACTAA
- a CDS encoding exported hypothetical protein (Evidence 5 : Unknown function) — MKLRAILSILLLLALAVVTITGCSSNSTSNKSDGTLQVSSVTASPASISVGSTSVVEAEISDGTNPLSNRVVTFSVTPEGSGYFTPAFDTSDADGIVASIFTATQTGSAVLTATVSSTSRNVSVSIVSSGHSGTGNVDLAVTPSMLLADGLSTSQVTVTVRDANAQPVPDSTVVRLVAGEKFVDVDNNGYFTSGVDSVVYDAIPNGHWDAIGFIPSTAVTSGGTGQAVVNYTSGTEAVSVYIRATVDDPSVSGNAETSVQLTPNASIASISMMAQDIHMAVKSTGGIENSAIYATGYDANGNPVPEGLQISFIITDGPGGGEHLGVSGYGPYVASTNAMGVAKCPIASGTISGTVRIRAYSDTVLSNATQIMVHAGPPAHIIVGAEACNVQYWGWINKKVQVTAVASDIYHNPVADSTAIYFSCDEGTIMAHEARTEDEQGIATSWWISGYEDPAADGIVEVFASTNGGTLADTGYFTNSWLPDTLWFVNFPGSIICDGKTSKTFYLEIRDVNGNYVLDQTEIDLEADLLNVASGVVQDGCTASRVKTFLTSVVLGYDYSITGSADDGIGAIDFVTASYKSVAGVGMPCTLLTGPAYYSGCILDVPQTVNYSTTVPISATIKDRWGNPLGDHLLVASITGGGTISNGSQRTNMYGEASGFLYNAPADTTIKSVILQLHDLDLRGSITMTKTISLSK; from the coding sequence ATGAAACTCAGAGCTATTTTGTCGATTCTGCTTCTCCTGGCCCTGGCCGTTGTCACGATTACCGGATGCAGTTCCAATTCCACCTCGAATAAGAGCGATGGAACACTGCAGGTTTCCAGCGTGACCGCCAGCCCCGCCAGCATTAGTGTCGGAAGCACTTCGGTCGTTGAAGCCGAAATCAGCGACGGTACCAATCCTCTATCCAATCGGGTGGTCACATTCTCAGTTACCCCCGAAGGTTCAGGATATTTTACACCGGCGTTCGATACCAGTGATGCCGACGGCATCGTGGCGTCCATTTTTACTGCGACCCAGACCGGCAGTGCCGTTCTTACCGCGACTGTCAGCTCAACCTCGCGCAATGTCTCGGTCAGTATCGTCTCCTCGGGCCACTCCGGCACCGGAAATGTCGATTTGGCCGTTACCCCATCTATGCTGTTGGCCGATGGCCTGTCGACTTCACAGGTTACGGTGACTGTCAGAGACGCCAATGCTCAGCCGGTGCCTGATTCGACCGTGGTTCGCCTTGTCGCCGGTGAGAAATTCGTCGATGTTGATAATAACGGTTATTTCACTTCCGGTGTCGATTCGGTTGTGTATGACGCTATTCCCAACGGGCATTGGGACGCCATCGGTTTCATACCCTCGACAGCAGTGACCAGTGGCGGTACCGGGCAGGCGGTGGTCAATTATACCTCCGGCACCGAGGCCGTATCCGTTTATATTAGGGCCACTGTCGATGACCCCAGTGTCTCAGGAAACGCCGAAACCTCGGTCCAGCTGACCCCCAACGCTTCTATCGCCAGCATTTCAATGATGGCCCAGGATATTCATATGGCTGTCAAATCCACCGGCGGCATTGAGAATTCGGCGATATACGCGACTGGTTATGACGCCAACGGCAATCCGGTTCCGGAAGGCCTGCAGATTTCGTTTATTATTACCGATGGCCCCGGCGGTGGGGAACATCTCGGTGTTTCCGGCTACGGCCCCTATGTGGCTTCCACTAATGCCATGGGCGTCGCCAAGTGCCCCATTGCCTCCGGCACAATTTCCGGAACGGTTCGAATTCGGGCCTATTCCGATACGGTTCTCTCCAATGCCACCCAGATAATGGTTCATGCCGGTCCTCCGGCGCATATTATCGTCGGCGCCGAGGCATGCAATGTCCAGTACTGGGGCTGGATTAATAAGAAAGTTCAGGTTACCGCTGTCGCTTCCGATATTTATCACAATCCGGTTGCCGACTCTACCGCCATATACTTCTCGTGCGATGAAGGGACGATCATGGCCCATGAAGCAAGAACCGAGGATGAACAGGGAATAGCCACCTCCTGGTGGATTTCTGGTTATGAAGACCCTGCCGCTGATGGAATCGTTGAAGTTTTTGCCTCTACTAACGGGGGGACCCTTGCGGATACCGGGTATTTCACCAACTCGTGGCTTCCGGATACCCTCTGGTTCGTGAATTTCCCCGGTTCCATTATTTGCGATGGCAAAACCAGCAAGACCTTCTATTTGGAAATTCGCGATGTGAACGGCAATTATGTCCTTGATCAGACCGAAATCGACCTCGAAGCGGATCTGTTGAATGTTGCTTCCGGTGTCGTGCAGGATGGCTGCACGGCTTCTCGCGTCAAGACTTTTCTCACGTCCGTCGTTCTTGGATATGATTATTCAATAACCGGTTCAGCCGACGATGGTATCGGAGCTATTGATTTTGTGACCGCCAGCTACAAGAGCGTGGCGGGCGTGGGGATGCCATGCACCCTCCTTACCGGCCCGGCCTATTACAGCGGCTGCATTCTCGATGTCCCTCAGACCGTAAATTACAGCACCACCGTGCCGATTTCAGCCACCATTAAGGATCGCTGGGGCAATCCGCTTGGCGATCACCTGCTGGTGGCCAGCATTACCGGTGGCGGAACTATAAGCAACGGTTCCCAGCGCACTAATATGTATGGTGAGGCCTCCGGCTTCCTTTATAACGCTCCGGCCGATACGACCATTAAATCGGTCATATTGCAGTTGCACGATCTTGATCTGCGGGGCAGTATTACCATGACCAAGACAATATCCCTGTCCAAATAA
- a CDS encoding conserved hypothetical protein (Evidence 4 : Unknown function but conserved in other organisms), producing MLKLNSSAIAASSSVPQSVLNTCARYPDHGALIGKAGARSYTYRQLADAVTHLSGGLKHLGLSHGDRVGILSENCPEWGLAYLAVQVAGGVVVPFDILWKETELSLILGVSGVKFLFCAAKSRDLIDHIIQSKLLPVTVINFDKGTGPTFETLLGSDPYWSDETRRGDIASLIYTSGTTGDPKGVILTHDNILSDIEGMVDALVIYPDDIFLSVLPLHHTLESTCGFILPLCLGLTVVFSRSLKSRDILEDIKNNRVTFLIAVPLLFEKVYNSIEKKIQELPVIRRLTIRLLYLISKFSWKIGLNAGRLLFKSFRIKTGLHSIGLFVSGGAPLPPEISEWFNLIGFDFLEGYGLTECSPVVAVNRPGDIRFGSVGPALPNMQIAIDNPSRDGIGEIKVKGRITTPGYIDNPNATAALLKDAWLYTGDMGKIAGGHLYITGRKKNLIVSSAGKNIYPEEIESALHMSPFILESIVLGRKRENKMGEEIFALIVPNLENIKQTIHDLENPLDQSSLHAIIENEVKIANERLADYKKLNRFEIRLEEFEKTSTRKIRRAIYK from the coding sequence ATGTTAAAATTGAATTCGTCGGCAATCGCCGCCTCATCCTCCGTGCCCCAGTCGGTTCTGAATACCTGTGCCCGATATCCTGATCACGGGGCGCTCATAGGAAAGGCCGGCGCCCGCTCATACACCTATCGGCAACTGGCGGATGCCGTAACCCATTTATCCGGCGGACTGAAACATCTTGGATTGAGCCATGGGGACCGCGTCGGAATTTTGTCCGAAAATTGTCCCGAATGGGGCCTTGCCTACCTCGCCGTTCAAGTGGCGGGGGGAGTTGTCGTTCCTTTTGATATTCTCTGGAAAGAGACTGAACTCTCCCTGATTCTCGGGGTCTCGGGAGTAAAATTTCTCTTTTGTGCCGCCAAAAGCCGCGATTTGATCGATCATATTATTCAATCGAAACTATTACCGGTTACCGTTATCAATTTTGATAAGGGAACCGGGCCGACATTTGAGACACTTCTTGGCTCGGATCCCTATTGGTCCGATGAAACCCGCCGCGGTGATATCGCCTCTCTGATATATACTTCCGGAACCACCGGCGACCCCAAGGGCGTAATATTGACCCACGATAATATTCTTTCTGATATCGAAGGGATGGTCGATGCTTTGGTGATCTATCCCGATGATATTTTTCTCTCGGTGCTTCCTCTGCATCACACCCTGGAATCGACCTGCGGTTTCATACTCCCTCTCTGTCTGGGACTCACGGTGGTTTTCTCACGTTCCCTTAAGTCGCGAGACATTCTTGAAGATATCAAAAACAACCGTGTCACCTTTCTTATCGCTGTACCTCTCTTATTCGAAAAAGTCTATAATTCCATAGAAAAGAAAATTCAGGAACTTCCTGTAATTCGTCGCCTGACCATTCGATTGCTGTATCTAATCAGCAAATTCTCCTGGAAAATCGGGCTGAATGCCGGGCGCCTGCTTTTCAAGTCGTTTCGGATAAAAACCGGCCTGCATTCCATCGGCCTGTTTGTCTCCGGCGGCGCCCCTCTTCCTCCTGAAATATCGGAGTGGTTCAATTTGATTGGATTCGATTTCCTGGAAGGTTATGGCCTGACCGAGTGTTCGCCGGTGGTCGCCGTCAATCGGCCCGGTGATATCCGCTTTGGTTCGGTGGGCCCCGCCCTACCCAATATGCAAATTGCCATTGACAATCCGTCGCGCGACGGCATCGGCGAAATCAAGGTCAAAGGACGAATAACAACTCCCGGCTATATCGATAATCCCAATGCAACGGCCGCCCTCTTGAAAGATGCCTGGCTCTATACCGGCGATATGGGCAAAATTGCCGGTGGGCATCTTTACATCACCGGAAGAAAGAAAAACCTGATCGTGAGTTCGGCCGGGAAAAATATCTATCCCGAGGAAATCGAATCGGCCCTCCATATGTCCCCCTTCATTCTCGAATCGATCGTCCTAGGCCGCAAGCGGGAAAACAAAATGGGAGAGGAAATCTTCGCCTTGATCGTCCCCAATCTCGAAAATATAAAGCAGACTATACACGATCTGGAAAATCCGCTGGATCAATCCAGTCTTCATGCCATAATAGAAAACGAAGTAAAAATCGCCAATGAACGGCTGGCGGATTATAAAAAACTGAACCGTTTCGAAATCCGCCTTGAGGAATTCGAAAAGACTTCCACCCGCAAAATCAGACGTGCCATTTATAAATAA